One genomic window of Quercus robur chromosome 6, dhQueRobu3.1, whole genome shotgun sequence includes the following:
- the LOC126733391 gene encoding protein WHAT'S THIS FACTOR 1, chloroplastic, which produces MSLSLPFTSQGDWPISFLSSSFLPRNPSWLRCNINQNYQNSKKSRNLSISISCSSIKIVRSPSLDRNVVKQNKIRFVQKLKTLLLSKPKHFLPLHVLSKCRSYLSLSKPRSILSMIHRYPLIFEVFAVPRPPTPFNATKSYSQLCVRLTPAAAALATQELNLKSAISMTLASKLQKLLMLSSHHRLLLSKLVHIAPDLGLPPNFRSRLCNDHPEKFKTVDTSYGRALELVSWDLHLAKPLPSPEVHSRGLIVDRPLKFKQLRLRKGLNLKRRHQDFLLRFGEMPDVCPYNTPVEALGQESIEAEKRGCGVVREVLGMMVEKRTLIDHLTHFRKEFGLPNKLRGMIVRHPELFYVSLKGERHSVFLVEGFDEKGTLLEKDETLVIKDKLMELVREGKRMRREKRKAWKNNYVIDNSNNGDDDDYEVDNNDDDHDDELDDLFEFEDSDLDGIDDDDYDESNESSGHLANEAFWTADAAFLDDVDGANVEPW; this is translated from the coding sequence atgtcaTTGTCGCTGCCCTTCACATCCCAAGGGGATTGGCCAATCTCTTTTCTCAGTTCCAGTTTCCTCCCTAGGAATCCTTCTTGGTTACGTTGTAACATtaaccaaaattaccaaaacagTAAGAAATCCAGAAATCTATCTATTTCTATCTCATGTTCATCTATCAAAATTGTCCGGAGCCCTTCACTAGACAGGAATGTTGTGAAGCAAAACAAGATTCGGTTTGTTCAAAAGCTGAAAACACTGCTCCtttctaaaccaaaacacttttTGCCACTCCACGTTCTTTCAAAATGTCGATCCTACCTTTCCCTTTCAAAGCCTCGCTCAATCCTATCCATGATCCATCgttatcctttaatttttgaAGTCTTTGCAGTTCCAAGGCCACCTACACCGTTCAATGCAACCAAATCATATTCTCAACTTTGTGTTCGTCTAACCCCAGCTGCAGCAGCCCTTGCCACCCAGGAATTAAATCTCAAATCAGCCATCTCAATGACTTTGGCATCCAAACTCCAGAAACTTCTCATGCTCTCTTCTCACCATCGGCTCCTTCTATCAAAGTTGGTTCACATTGCTCCAGATCTTGGCCTTCCCCCTAATTTCCGTTCTCGTCTTTGCAATGATCACCCTGAGAAATTTAAAACTGTGGATACCTCCTATGGCCGTGCACTAGAGCTTGTGTCTTGGGATCTGCACCTAGCAAAACCTTTACCCTCTCCCGAAGTTCATTCACGTGGGCTGATAGTAGACAGGcctttgaaatttaaacagtTGAGACTCCGAAAGGGACTAAATTTGAAGAGACGTCACCAGGATTTTCTGCTCAGGTTTGGTGAAATGCCAGATGTGTGCCCTTATAATACTCCTGTGGAGGCATTGGGTCAAGAGTCCATTGAAGCAGAGAAAAGAGGCTGTGGGGTGGTGAGAGAGGTGTTGGGGATGATGGTTGAAAAGAGAACTTTAATTGACCACTTGACACATTTCAGGAAGGAGTTTGGGCTGCCCAACAAATTAAGGGGAATGATTGTGAGGCACCCGGAATTATTCTATGTGAGTTTGAAAGGGGAGAGGCACTCTGTGTTTTTGGTGGAGGGGTTTGATGAGAAAGGTACCCTATTGGAGAAGGATGAGACTCTGGTAATAAAAGATAAGTTGATGGAGTTGGTTAGGGAAGGGAAGAGGATGAGACGAGAGAAGAGAAAGGCTTGGAAGAATAACTATGTCATTGATAATTCTAAtaatggtgatgacgatgattaTGAGGTTgataacaatgatgatgatCATGATGATGAATTGGATGATTTGTTCGAGTTTGAAGATTCAGATTTGGATGgtattgatgatgatgattatgatgAGAGCAACGAGTCATCAGGCCACTTGGCAAATGAGGCTTTTTGGACAGCAGATGCTGcttttcttgatgatgtggatggagcaaaTGTTGAACCATGGTAA